In Labrys wisconsinensis, the following proteins share a genomic window:
- a CDS encoding helix-turn-helix domain-containing protein: MSKQSECVFSATFKAAVAQMEAGRKVAPLARELGVARQSLYRWHAAWRAEGIAGFGKRPGRKPGGKRAGAPGTDDRRCRGNGWRRPAGQGSLAAG; this comes from the coding sequence ATGTCGAAGCAATCAGAGTGTGTGTTCTCGGCAACCTTCAAGGCGGCGGTCGCGCAGATGGAGGCCGGGCGCAAGGTTGCGCCATTGGCGAGGGAGTTGGGCGTCGCGCGGCAGTCGCTCTATCGCTGGCATGCGGCGTGGCGTGCCGAGGGTATTGCTGGATTTGGCAAGCGGCCGGGGCGCAAGCCGGGGGGCAAACGGGCGGGCGCCCCAGGCACTGACGATAGAAGGTGTCGAGGAAACGGCTGGAGACGGCCCGCAGGACAAGGCAGCCTTGCCGCCGGATGA
- a CDS encoding transketolase-like TK C-terminal-containing protein, which produces MSHPSLAFLAALERKALWLSSWMIHHANHLRDTADGLKIGGHQASSASLATIMTALYGAVLRPQDRVAVKPHASPIFHALNYMFGLQTREKLEAFRAYQGAQSYPSRTKDVDDVDFSTGSVGLGVAQTLFAALVQDYVKAKGWGSWPEGRMVALVGDAEMDEGNIFEALLEGWKQGIRNCWWVVDYNRQSLDAVVREGLWERFESIFRGFGWDVVILKYGSLLEAAFAEPGGEKLRGWIDRCPNQLYAALCYQGGAAWRRRLADEIGDQGAVTRLIDARSDEELARLMTNLAGHDLPVLLRAFEAAGSHDRPTCFIAYTIKGFGLPFQGHKDNHAGLMTAAQMEAFRERMAIRPGHEWDRFEGLPLEPAAMQACLDRVPFVQKGRRRLAAAKVPVPEALPWRPAPVMSTQQGFGILLNDLAGTEHALADRVVTASPDVTVSTNLGGWVNRRGLFAREEMADTFRKEKIPSTFAWEFSARGQHIELGIAEMNLFILLSALGLSHAINGERLLPIGTLYDPFIQRGLDALNYACYQDARFMVVATPSGVALAPEGGAHQSIATPLIGMAQDGLAAFEPAFVDELAIVMRWAFDYMQRDGDRAPDPDTWLRDQTGGSVYLRLSTRPIDQIQRAATPELAADIVNGGYWLRRPGPNAEVIIAYQGVVAPEAIAAAGLIAEDRRDVGVLAVTSADRLNAGWHAAEHARQRGAGHAASHVERLLAPLSRECGLVTVVDGHPATLAWLGGVYGHRVKALGVEHFGQTGSVQDLFRHFGIDENAIAHAAQAVAGGRPVRHLRALQ; this is translated from the coding sequence ATGAGCCATCCGTCGCTTGCCTTCCTCGCGGCGCTCGAGCGCAAGGCGCTGTGGCTGTCGTCCTGGATGATCCACCACGCCAACCATCTGCGCGACACTGCCGACGGCCTGAAGATCGGCGGCCACCAGGCCTCCTCGGCCTCGCTGGCGACGATCATGACCGCGCTCTACGGCGCGGTGCTCAGGCCGCAGGACCGGGTCGCGGTCAAGCCGCACGCCTCGCCGATCTTCCACGCCCTCAACTACATGTTCGGCCTGCAGACCCGGGAGAAGCTGGAGGCGTTCCGCGCCTATCAGGGCGCCCAGTCCTATCCCTCGCGCACCAAGGATGTCGACGACGTCGACTTCTCCACCGGCTCGGTCGGGCTCGGGGTGGCGCAGACGCTGTTCGCCGCGCTGGTGCAGGACTACGTCAAGGCCAAGGGCTGGGGCAGCTGGCCGGAAGGGCGCATGGTGGCGCTGGTCGGCGACGCGGAGATGGACGAGGGCAACATCTTCGAGGCGCTGCTGGAGGGCTGGAAGCAGGGCATCCGCAATTGCTGGTGGGTGGTCGACTACAACAGGCAGTCGCTCGACGCCGTGGTGCGCGAAGGGCTGTGGGAGCGCTTCGAATCGATCTTCCGCGGCTTCGGCTGGGACGTCGTCATCCTCAAATACGGCTCGCTCCTGGAAGCAGCCTTCGCCGAGCCCGGCGGCGAGAAGCTTCGCGGCTGGATCGACCGCTGCCCCAACCAGCTCTACGCCGCGCTGTGCTACCAGGGCGGCGCCGCCTGGCGCAGACGGCTCGCCGACGAGATCGGCGACCAGGGTGCGGTGACGCGCCTGATCGACGCCCGCTCCGACGAGGAGCTGGCGCGGCTGATGACCAACCTCGCCGGACACGACCTGCCGGTCCTGCTGCGGGCCTTCGAGGCGGCAGGGAGCCATGACCGCCCGACCTGCTTCATCGCCTACACCATCAAGGGCTTCGGCCTGCCCTTCCAGGGCCACAAGGACAACCATGCCGGCCTGATGACCGCGGCGCAGATGGAGGCCTTCCGCGAGCGCATGGCGATCCGGCCGGGCCATGAATGGGACCGCTTCGAGGGCCTGCCGCTCGAGCCGGCGGCGATGCAGGCCTGCCTCGACCGCGTGCCCTTCGTCCAGAAGGGCCGGCGGCGCCTCGCCGCCGCCAAGGTGCCGGTGCCCGAGGCCCTGCCCTGGCGTCCGGCGCCGGTCATGTCGACGCAGCAGGGCTTCGGCATCCTCCTCAACGACCTCGCCGGCACCGAGCATGCCCTCGCCGACCGCGTCGTCACCGCCTCGCCCGACGTGACCGTCTCGACCAATCTCGGCGGCTGGGTCAACCGCCGCGGCCTGTTCGCGCGCGAGGAGATGGCCGACACCTTCCGCAAGGAGAAGATCCCCTCCACCTTCGCCTGGGAGTTCTCGGCGCGCGGCCAGCACATCGAGCTCGGCATCGCCGAGATGAACCTGTTCATCCTGCTCTCTGCGCTGGGCCTGTCGCACGCGATCAACGGCGAGCGGCTCCTGCCGATCGGCACGCTCTACGACCCCTTCATCCAGCGCGGCCTCGATGCCCTGAACTATGCCTGCTACCAGGACGCCCGCTTCATGGTGGTGGCGACGCCCTCCGGCGTGGCGCTGGCGCCGGAAGGCGGGGCGCACCAGTCGATTGCGACGCCTCTCATCGGCATGGCCCAGGACGGTCTCGCCGCCTTCGAGCCGGCCTTCGTCGACGAGCTCGCCATCGTCATGCGCTGGGCCTTCGACTACATGCAGCGCGACGGCGACCGGGCGCCCGATCCCGACACCTGGCTGCGCGACCAGACCGGCGGCTCGGTCTATCTGCGCCTCTCCACCCGGCCGATCGACCAGATCCAGCGCGCGGCGACGCCCGAGCTGGCCGCCGACATCGTCAACGGCGGCTACTGGCTGCGCCGGCCCGGGCCGAACGCTGAGGTGATCATCGCCTATCAGGGCGTGGTGGCGCCCGAGGCCATCGCCGCCGCCGGGCTGATCGCCGAGGACCGGCGCGATGTCGGCGTGCTCGCCGTCACCTCGGCGGACCGGCTCAATGCCGGCTGGCACGCCGCCGAGCACGCCCGCCAGCGCGGCGCCGGCCATGCCGCGAGCCATGTCGAGCGCCTGCTGGCGCCGCTGTCGCGCGAGTGCGGGCTGGTGACCGTGGTCGACGGCCATCCCGCCACGCTGGCCTGGCTCGGCGGCGTCTACGGCCACCGGGTCAAGGCGCTCGGCGTCGAGCATTTCGGCCAGACCGGCAGCGTCCAGGACCTGTTCCGCCATTTCGGCATCGACGAGAATGCCATCGCCCACGCCGCCCAGGCGGTCGCCGGCGGCCGGCCGGTCCGCCACCTCAGGGCGTTGCAATGA
- a CDS encoding Lrp/AsnC family transcriptional regulator has product MQLDAADRKILASLQADGRMTIQALSEEIGLSPSPCLRRVRLMEDGGVIKGYVAVVDQKAVGLPVSVFISIKLERQKDEELDRFGAAIRSWPEVLECYLMTGQRDFLLRVVCADLAAYETFLREKLTRIDNVSSIESSFALAQVKYTNVLPIGP; this is encoded by the coding sequence ATGCAGCTGGATGCGGCCGACCGGAAGATCCTGGCCTCGCTGCAGGCCGACGGGCGCATGACCATCCAGGCGCTGTCGGAGGAGATCGGGCTCTCGCCCTCGCCCTGCCTCCGGCGGGTGCGCCTGATGGAGGACGGCGGCGTCATCAAGGGCTATGTCGCCGTGGTCGACCAGAAGGCGGTGGGCCTGCCGGTCTCTGTGTTCATCTCGATCAAGCTGGAGCGGCAGAAGGACGAGGAGCTCGACCGCTTCGGCGCCGCCATCCGGTCCTGGCCGGAGGTGCTGGAGTGCTATCTCATGACCGGCCAGCGCGACTTCCTGCTGCGCGTCGTCTGCGCGGACCTCGCCGCCTACGAGACTTTCCTGCGCGAGAAGCTCACGCGCATCGACAACGTCTCCTCGATCGAATCGAGCTTCGCTCTGGCGCAGGTGAAATACACCAACGTCCTGCCGATCGGGCCGTGA
- a CDS encoding DUF1284 domain-containing protein, protein MTVRLRGHHLLCMLTYAGRGYTPAFCDNYDRIVERLGAGEDILLVAGPDDVCAPLLREAAPHCHLDRVTRRDALALAASAEILRRPLAPGEVLSLDPALLDTLRAAFAAGTSRAACADCEWADLCTRLAAAGFAGTRLQAS, encoded by the coding sequence ATGACCGTCCGGCTGCGGGGCCATCACCTGCTCTGCATGCTGACCTATGCCGGCAGGGGCTACACCCCTGCCTTCTGCGACAATTACGACCGCATCGTCGAACGGCTCGGCGCCGGCGAGGACATCCTGCTCGTCGCCGGTCCCGACGATGTCTGCGCCCCGCTGCTGCGGGAGGCGGCGCCCCATTGCCATCTCGACCGCGTGACCCGGCGCGATGCGCTGGCCTTGGCGGCCTCGGCCGAGATCCTGCGGCGCCCCCTCGCCCCCGGCGAGGTCCTCAGCCTCGATCCGGCGCTGCTGGACACCTTGCGCGCGGCCTTCGCCGCCGGCACCTCCCGCGCCGCCTGCGCCGATTGCGAATGGGCGGACCTGTGCACCCGTCTGGCCGCCGCCGGCTTTGCCGGAACGCGCCTGCAGGCGTCCTGA
- a CDS encoding biotin transporter BioY — protein sequence MATAAPQAFVPLRLDGRPVLHKAVAVLVGTLFLAVSSWISIPMIPVPMTMQTFAVLAIGALYGWRLGALTVLAWLGEAALGLPVLAEFKTLYAVWSTAGYLVGFVFAAALVGWLAERGWTAGRLALSALAMVLGHVVLFAFGVAWLAFLFGADIAVAKGLTPFLFGSVLKSALAVAALEAARRGRQAA from the coding sequence ATGGCGACCGCCGCGCCCCAAGCCTTCGTCCCCCTGCGCCTCGACGGCCGCCCCGTGCTGCACAAGGCGGTGGCGGTGCTCGTCGGCACGCTGTTCCTGGCGGTGTCGTCGTGGATCTCGATCCCGATGATTCCGGTGCCGATGACCATGCAGACCTTCGCGGTCCTCGCCATCGGCGCGCTCTATGGCTGGCGCCTCGGGGCGCTGACCGTGCTGGCCTGGCTCGGCGAGGCCGCGCTCGGCCTGCCCGTCCTGGCCGAGTTCAAGACCCTCTACGCGGTCTGGTCCACCGCCGGCTACCTCGTCGGCTTCGTCTTCGCCGCCGCCCTGGTCGGCTGGCTGGCCGAGCGCGGCTGGACCGCCGGCAGGCTCGCCCTGTCCGCCCTCGCCATGGTGCTCGGCCATGTCGTGCTCTTCGCCTTCGGCGTCGCCTGGCTCGCCTTCCTCTTCGGCGCCGACATCGCCGTCGCCAAGGGCCTCACGCCCTTCCTGTTCGGGTCGGTGCTGAAGTCCGCCCTCGCCGTCGCCGCCCTCGAGGCCGCCCGGCGCGGCCGCCAGGCGGCATGA
- a CDS encoding fumarate hydratase translates to MSYPHVPLFPLGKDETPFRKLTSEGVRVEQLGAREMLVVEGEALRQLAEQAFVDINHLLRPGHLAQLKKILDDPEATDNDRFVAYDLLKNANIAAGGVLPMCQDTGTAIVMAKKGRFVWTDGEDEGAIAQGIRDAYEKKNLRYSQLAPLAMFEEKNTKTNLPAQIDISAEGEEAYKFLFVAKGGGSANKTFLYQATPSILTPERMLAFLKEKILTLGTAACPPYHLAVVIGGTSAELTLKAVKLASARYLDTLPTAGSELGHAFRDLEMEAEVHRLTQALGVGAQFGGKYFCHDVRVIRLPRHGASLPIGLGVSCSADRQALGKITREGIFLEELERNPARFMPEIDEASLGGDVVRIDLSRPMPEILETLSRNPIRTRVSLSGPMIVARDLAHAKLRERLEAGGGLPDYIKNHPVYYAGPAKTPVGYASGSFGPTTAGRMDGYVDQFQAAGGSMVMLAKGNRSREVREACAKHGGFYLGSIGGPAARLAQDCIRKVEVLEYPELGMEAVWRIEVEDFPAFIVVDDKGNDFFKELNLG, encoded by the coding sequence ATGTCCTATCCCCACGTCCCCCTGTTTCCCCTCGGCAAGGACGAGACGCCCTTCCGCAAGCTGACATCGGAGGGCGTGCGGGTGGAGCAGCTCGGCGCGCGCGAGATGCTGGTGGTCGAGGGGGAGGCGCTGCGGCAGCTGGCCGAGCAGGCCTTCGTCGACATCAACCACCTCTTGCGGCCGGGGCATCTGGCGCAGCTGAAAAAGATCCTCGACGATCCGGAGGCGACCGACAATGACCGCTTCGTCGCCTACGACCTTCTGAAGAATGCCAACATCGCCGCCGGCGGCGTGCTGCCGATGTGCCAGGACACCGGCACGGCCATCGTCATGGCCAAGAAGGGCCGCTTCGTGTGGACCGATGGCGAGGACGAGGGCGCGATCGCGCAGGGCATCCGCGACGCCTACGAGAAGAAGAACCTGCGCTATTCCCAGCTCGCGCCGCTGGCCATGTTCGAGGAGAAGAACACCAAGACCAATCTCCCCGCGCAGATCGACATCAGCGCCGAGGGCGAGGAGGCCTACAAGTTCCTGTTCGTGGCCAAGGGCGGCGGCTCGGCCAACAAGACCTTCCTCTATCAGGCGACGCCTTCGATCCTGACGCCCGAGCGCATGCTGGCCTTCCTGAAGGAGAAGATCCTCACCCTCGGCACCGCCGCCTGCCCGCCCTATCACCTCGCCGTCGTGATCGGCGGCACCTCGGCCGAGCTCACCCTCAAGGCGGTGAAGCTCGCCTCGGCCCGCTATCTCGACACGCTGCCGACGGCCGGCTCCGAGCTCGGCCATGCCTTCCGCGACCTGGAGATGGAAGCCGAGGTGCACAGGCTGACGCAGGCGCTCGGCGTCGGCGCCCAGTTCGGCGGCAAGTATTTCTGCCACGACGTGCGTGTCATCCGCCTGCCGCGCCACGGCGCCAGCCTGCCGATCGGCCTCGGCGTCTCCTGCTCGGCCGACCGCCAGGCGCTCGGCAAGATCACGCGCGAGGGCATCTTCCTGGAGGAGCTGGAGCGCAATCCCGCCCGCTTCATGCCGGAGATCGACGAGGCGAGCCTCGGCGGCGACGTGGTGCGCATCGACCTCAGCCGGCCGATGCCGGAGATCCTGGAAACCTTGTCGAGGAACCCGATCCGCACCCGCGTCTCGCTCAGCGGCCCGATGATCGTCGCCCGCGACCTCGCCCATGCCAAGCTGCGCGAGCGGCTGGAGGCCGGGGGCGGGCTGCCCGACTACATCAAGAATCATCCGGTCTACTATGCCGGCCCGGCCAAGACGCCAGTAGGCTATGCCTCCGGCTCCTTCGGGCCGACCACGGCCGGGCGCATGGACGGCTATGTCGACCAGTTCCAGGCCGCCGGCGGCTCGATGGTGATGCTGGCCAAGGGCAACCGCTCGCGCGAGGTGCGGGAGGCCTGCGCCAAGCACGGCGGCTTCTATCTCGGCTCGATCGGCGGCCCGGCGGCGCGCCTGGCGCAGGACTGCATCCGCAAGGTCGAGGTGCTGGAATATCCCGAGCTCGGCATGGAGGCGGTCTGGCGCATCGAGGTGGAGGATTTCCCGGCCTTCATCGTCGTCGACGACAAGGGGAATGATTTCTTCAAGGAGCTGAACCTGGGGTGA
- the recA gene encoding recombinase RecA has translation MSQAQLRLVEGVSMDKTKALDAALSQIERAFGKGSIMRLGKGSKSLEIETISTGSLGLDIALGVGGLPKGRVIEIYGPESSGKTTLALQCVAEAQKKGGACAFIDAEHALDPVYARKLGVNLDDLLISQPDTGEQALEICDTLVRSGAIDIIVIDSVAALTPKAEIEGEMGESQPGLQARLMSQALRKLTASIGRSNTMVIFINQIRMKIGVMYGSPETTTGGNALKFYASVRLDIRRIGAIKERDEVTGNQTRVKVVKNKVAPPFKQIEFDIMYGEGVSKVGELIDLGVRAGVVEKSGAWFSHESQRLGQGRENAKQFLKDNPDVANRIEAAIRQNAGLIAERILENVDPSEADADE, from the coding sequence ATGAGTCAGGCACAGCTGCGTTTGGTCGAAGGGGTTTCCATGGACAAGACGAAGGCGCTCGACGCGGCCCTCTCGCAGATCGAGCGTGCGTTCGGCAAAGGTTCGATCATGCGGCTCGGCAAGGGCTCGAAGTCGCTGGAGATCGAGACGATCTCGACCGGCTCGCTCGGTCTCGACATCGCGCTGGGCGTCGGCGGCCTGCCCAAGGGGCGCGTCATCGAGATCTACGGGCCGGAATCCTCCGGCAAGACCACGCTGGCGCTGCAATGCGTCGCCGAAGCCCAGAAGAAGGGCGGTGCCTGCGCCTTCATCGACGCCGAGCATGCGCTCGACCCGGTCTATGCCCGCAAGCTCGGCGTCAATCTCGACGACCTGCTGATCTCGCAGCCCGACACCGGCGAGCAGGCGCTGGAGATCTGCGACACGCTGGTGCGTTCCGGCGCCATCGACATCATCGTCATCGATTCCGTCGCGGCCCTCACGCCGAAGGCCGAGATCGAGGGCGAGATGGGCGAGTCCCAGCCCGGCCTGCAGGCGCGGCTGATGAGCCAGGCCCTGCGCAAGCTGACCGCCTCCATCGGCCGCTCCAACACGATGGTGATCTTCATCAACCAGATCCGCATGAAGATCGGCGTGATGTATGGCAGCCCGGAGACCACGACCGGCGGCAACGCCCTGAAGTTCTACGCCTCCGTCCGCCTCGACATCCGCCGCATCGGCGCGATCAAGGAGCGCGACGAGGTCACCGGCAACCAGACCCGCGTCAAGGTGGTCAAGAACAAGGTCGCCCCGCCCTTCAAGCAGATCGAGTTCGACATCATGTATGGCGAGGGCGTGTCCAAGGTCGGCGAGCTCATCGACCTCGGGGTACGGGCCGGCGTGGTGGAGAAGTCCGGCGCCTGGTTCTCCCACGAGAGCCAGCGCCTCGGCCAGGGCCGCGAGAACGCCAAGCAGTTCCTCAAGGACAATCCCGACGTCGCCAACCGGATCGAGGCGGCGATCCGCCAGAATGCCGGCCTGATCGCCGAGCGCATCCTGGAGAATGTCGACCCGTCGGAGGCCGATGCGGACGAGTGA
- the alaS gene encoding alanine--tRNA ligase, protein MSGVNEIRSTFLDYFGRNGHEVVASSPLVPRNDPTLMFTNAGMVQFKNVFTGMEKRPYSRAATSQKCVRAGGKHNDLDNVGYTARHHTFFEMLGNFSFGDYFKERAIELAWTLITRDFGLPKSRLMVTVFSEDDDAHALWKKIAGLSDDKIVRIPTSDNFWRMGDTGPCGPCSEIFYDHGEGIWGGPPGSPEADGDRFIEIWNLVFMQYEEQAGGRVDLPRPSIDTGMGLERIAAVLQNKHNNYDIDLFQALIRASVEVIGVPADAVHVASHRVIADHLRASSFLVADGVLPSNEGRGNVLRRIMRRAMRHASLLGAKDPVMWKLVPALVREMGAAYPELVRAEPLITETLRLEEKSFHRTLERGLALLDAEAGKLGDGQVLSGEVAFTLYDTYGFPLDLTQDALRARNITVDEESYRQAMERQKVKARAAWAGSGDAATEAVWFPIRESAGATEFLGYETETAEGVAVALVRDAKPVESLSAGESGFLVLNQTPFYGESGGQVGDTGTVGAAGLKAVVTDTHKKLGDLFVHAVTVEEGRLTIGQALELAVDHRRRSAIRANHSATHLLHEALRLTLGDHIAQKGSLVSPERLRFDFSHPKPITDEELAEVEDLANAIALQNGPVVTRLMSQEDAITSGARALFGEKYGDEVRVVSMGQGLPGSNKGWSVELCGGTHVARTGDIGLVRIVSESAVAAGVRRIEALTADAARHHLGQESRLLHGLADLLRVPIHEAGERLTHVLEERRKLERELTDARKKLAMGGGGGGANGVREAGRFKVLAKAVSGVELRDLKALADEGKKQVGSGVVAIVATGEDGRAGLVVGVTEDLTGSLNAVDLVRRGSEALGGKGGGGRPDLAQAGGPDGSKAEAALDAILAAVAAA, encoded by the coding sequence ATGAGCGGCGTCAACGAGATACGGTCCACCTTCCTCGACTATTTCGGGCGCAACGGCCACGAGGTCGTCGCGTCCTCGCCGCTGGTGCCGCGCAACGACCCGACCTTGATGTTCACCAATGCCGGGATGGTGCAGTTCAAGAACGTCTTCACCGGCATGGAGAAGCGGCCCTATTCGCGGGCGGCGACCAGCCAGAAATGCGTGCGCGCCGGCGGCAAGCACAACGACCTCGACAATGTCGGCTATACCGCGCGCCACCACACCTTCTTCGAGATGTTGGGGAACTTCTCCTTCGGCGACTATTTCAAGGAGCGGGCGATCGAGCTCGCCTGGACGCTGATCACCCGCGACTTCGGCCTGCCCAAGTCCCGCCTGATGGTCACGGTGTTCTCCGAGGACGACGACGCGCACGCCCTGTGGAAGAAGATCGCCGGCCTCTCCGACGACAAGATCGTGCGCATCCCGACCTCCGACAATTTCTGGCGCATGGGCGATACCGGTCCCTGCGGCCCGTGCTCGGAAATCTTCTACGACCATGGCGAGGGCATCTGGGGCGGCCCCCCCGGTTCGCCCGAGGCGGACGGCGACCGCTTCATCGAGATCTGGAACCTGGTCTTCATGCAGTACGAGGAGCAGGCGGGCGGGCGCGTCGACCTGCCGCGGCCCTCGATCGACACCGGCATGGGCCTGGAGCGCATCGCCGCGGTGCTGCAGAACAAGCACAACAATTACGACATCGACCTGTTCCAGGCGCTGATCCGCGCCTCGGTGGAGGTGATCGGCGTGCCGGCGGACGCCGTCCATGTCGCCAGCCACCGGGTGATCGCCGACCATCTGCGCGCTTCCTCCTTCCTGGTCGCCGACGGCGTGCTGCCCTCGAACGAGGGGCGCGGCAACGTGCTGCGCCGCATCATGCGCCGCGCCATGCGCCATGCCTCGCTGCTCGGCGCCAAGGACCCGGTGATGTGGAAGCTGGTGCCGGCGCTGGTGCGCGAGATGGGCGCCGCCTATCCCGAGCTCGTCCGGGCCGAGCCGCTGATCACCGAGACGCTGCGGCTGGAGGAGAAGAGCTTCCACCGCACCCTCGAGCGCGGCCTCGCCCTGCTCGACGCCGAGGCGGGCAAGCTCGGCGACGGCCAGGTGCTGTCGGGCGAGGTCGCCTTCACCCTCTACGACACCTACGGCTTCCCGCTCGACCTGACGCAGGACGCGCTGCGCGCGCGCAACATCACGGTGGACGAGGAGTCCTACCGGCAGGCGATGGAGCGCCAGAAGGTCAAGGCGCGGGCGGCCTGGGCCGGCTCCGGGGATGCCGCGACCGAGGCGGTCTGGTTCCCGATCCGCGAGAGCGCCGGCGCCACCGAGTTCCTCGGCTACGAGACCGAGACGGCCGAGGGCGTCGCCGTGGCGCTGGTGCGCGACGCAAAGCCGGTGGAGAGCCTCTCGGCCGGCGAGAGCGGCTTCCTCGTCCTCAACCAGACGCCGTTCTACGGCGAGTCCGGCGGCCAGGTCGGCGATACCGGCACGGTCGGGGCGGCCGGCCTGAAGGCCGTCGTCACCGACACGCACAAGAAGCTCGGCGACCTCTTCGTCCATGCCGTGACGGTGGAGGAGGGGAGGCTGACGATCGGCCAGGCGCTCGAGCTCGCCGTCGACCACCGGCGGCGCTCGGCCATCCGCGCCAACCATTCGGCCACGCATCTCCTGCACGAGGCGCTGCGCCTCACGCTCGGCGACCATATCGCCCAGAAGGGCTCGCTGGTCTCGCCCGAGCGGCTGCGCTTCGACTTCTCCCATCCCAAGCCGATCACCGACGAGGAGCTCGCCGAGGTCGAGGATCTCGCCAACGCCATCGCGCTGCAGAACGGCCCGGTCGTGACGCGGCTGATGAGCCAGGAGGACGCGATCACCTCCGGGGCGCGGGCGCTGTTCGGCGAGAAATACGGCGACGAGGTGCGCGTGGTCTCGATGGGGCAGGGCCTGCCCGGCTCGAACAAGGGCTGGTCGGTCGAGCTGTGCGGCGGCACCCATGTGGCGCGCACCGGCGATATCGGGCTGGTGCGCATCGTCTCGGAGAGCGCCGTCGCCGCCGGGGTGCGCCGCATCGAGGCGCTGACCGCCGATGCGGCGCGTCACCATCTCGGCCAGGAGAGCCGCCTGCTGCACGGCCTCGCCGACCTCCTGCGCGTGCCCATCCACGAGGCCGGCGAGCGCCTGACCCATGTGCTGGAGGAGCGGCGCAAGCTGGAGCGCGAGCTCACCGATGCCCGCAAGAAGCTGGCGATGGGGGGTGGTGGTGGCGGCGCCAACGGCGTGCGCGAGGCCGGCCGCTTCAAGGTGCTGGCCAAGGCGGTATCGGGCGTCGAGCTGCGCGACCTCAAGGCGCTGGCCGACGAGGGCAAGAAGCAGGTCGGCTCGGGGGTCGTCGCCATCGTCGCCACCGGCGAGGACGGCCGTGCCGGCCTGGTGGTCGGCGTCACCGAGGACCTGACCGGCTCGCTCAACGCGGTCGACCTGGTGCGCCGCGGCTCCGAGGCGCTGGGCGGCAAGGGCGGCGGCGGCCGTCCCGACCTGGCGCAGGCCGGCGGCCCGGACGGCTC